The nucleotide sequence GACCCCCCGTTCATCAACCCGAGTCGGTTCAAACAGAGGTTGTGCCGTCAGGCTCGTGGCGAGTGTGTCGCTGGCCGTCGGGTAGGGATAGCTGGTGGCCTCACCCGGAAGTCGCAAGACCCCAAGACGGATGATCTGATGTCGCTCCGTCAGTTCTCGATGTGCTTCCCGCAGACCGGGTGTCTCAGGCCAGATCCGGGCAGCCTGATCGACCAGCCGTGCGCCAACGCCCGTGTTTCCTTCCGCGGAAGCTCGTCGAGCCTCTTCCATCATGGCGGTCGTCCGGCTGATCAGTTCCGCCTTCCACTTGAGTGCGATCGGATGCTGTGCTTCCCGAGCCGTTAAGCGCTTCAGGAAATAGCGGGCTTCGCGATAGCGTTCCTGATCTCCGAGTTCATTGATCAGCAGATCAATCACCTGACCCAGCCGCAGGGAAAGTTCGGGGTAGGACGAGTTGCGGTCCCACAGGTCTTCTAACAGGCGAACGGCCCCTTCCCGATCCCCTTGCTGGTTCCGCAACTCGGCATCGGTCATCAACAGTTTCTGATAGAGTTCGTCAAATTTCGGCCAGGTCGCACTGAGCTTTAAGGGGGGCGGATCGGGGAGCGTAAAGCGTTCGCGTTCGTCGCCGGCCGCGATCTCGGCCTCCTCGCGGCGCATGGCCTGATACGCTTCTTTCAGTCGCACGTTGTTCTCGCGATGACGCCTGTCGACCAGCAGCAGCAAGTCGTAGGCGAGTGGAACGTTTCGTTCATCGATGAGAAGACTTGCCCGACGCAGAACCAGATCTTCGAAGTAGTCGATCTTCAGGATCACCTTCGTTTCGAGAAGGTAATCAGGGTCTTGCTCTTCCCCCGGCTCCAGCAGAGTGATCGGCAGAGACTGAAAGCTTCTGCGGCGTTCGCCCAGTCGATCATTTCCTTCCCGGAATCCTGCACGTCCTTTCAGATGACGCTCATATTCCAGATTCATCGATGCGAGCGTGTCGGGGCGAAGCGGGACCGGTTCGACGATGAGAACTTCATTGGATTTCAGCACGATCCAGTCAAAGGGCTTGGATCGCAGCAAGTCTTCTGCTGCGGGAAGCTCCATGTCCGTGTACAGCGGTAGCGAGTCCGCAGTGCCCGGTTCGGCCTGTTGATCCGGCGCGACGGTGGGAGCGGGGGTCGACGGTTTTTTATCTTCTGCACCCCGACACAACGCGGCGTCACTGCCCGGCAGGCTCAGGGCAACGAACAGCACGTACGCAACGCAGCGAATCACCGGTGTCCCGATTGCGTGCTGACGTTTTGTGTAGCGCGTTCCCGCAGGACCTGAATGTTGCAGACTCATGTACGAGAGACTGCGGTTTGCAGGCCGTACTCTACGCGAATTCATGATTCTCGGCGAAATGCCCATAACCGTCTTTTCGATGTGTGTCGGGGGTCAACAGGCCATCGGCGGCGGGCGCCAGACGAACGAGAGATCATAACCATCTGTGAGACGGAATTTCGACGGTAGAGGCGGAGGTTGAAAAGGATCTTGCTTCGCGAAAAGGAAAGACCCGGGACGTAAACGTCCCGGGTCTTTCCGGCTCAGCTCAATTTTATCGACCACAGGCCTGAGAGAGTGGCCTCAGACCTGTAGCAGTTTCGGCTCAACACCCTGCAGAGACCGCGAGTTCACTCTGTGATTCCCGCGGTCGTTCACACAGTGGCGACGAGGCTTACTTGATGAACAGCATTTCCTGGTAGGTCGGCAGTGGCCAGTAGTCGTCGGCGACGAGCGTTTCGAGTTCGTCGACGACTTCGCGAACTGCCTCCATTGCCGGCTTGACCTTCTTTGCACAACGTTCGGCGGCTTGCTTTGGATTTGCAACGCCGTGTCCACCATGGCAGCCCTCTTCGTTGAGGTGTTCCAAGACGGCGATCTTCTCGTTGAGCGACTTAATCAATCCACTCAGCTTCACCAGCAGTGAGGCGTCGAAGTCGACACCCGCAGCCTTACAGTTGGCGGCGGTTGCGGCGAGTTCACTCTGGTAACGGACTGCAGCGGGATAGATGATCGTCTTGGCGATTTCGTGGGAGAGCCGTGCTTCCACGTTCAGCGTCAAGGCGTACTGTTCGAAGTAGATCTCTTCGCGGCTGGCCGCTTCGCGTGCTGAGAGAACCTTGTACTTTTCAAACATTTCGACCGTGGCTGGCAGGGTAATCGCGGGGAGCGCGTCGATCGTCTGCTTAAGGTTGGGCAGGCCTCGGCGGGCGGCTTCCGATTGCCATTCTTCGGAGTACCCATCGCCATTGAAGCAGACAGAGCCGTGTTCGTTAGCAATTGATTTGAGCAGGTTCTGGACAGCCCCGGGGAGCTTGGCTGGATCACCGCCGGTGGTCTTTTCCAATTCGGTGGCGATGTAGTCCAGCGATTCGGCCATGATGGTGTTGAGGGCCACCAGCGGACCGGACAGCGACTGGTTCGAACCAACAGCGCGGAACTCGAACTTGTTTCCGGTGAAGGCGAAGGGGCTGGTTCGGTTACGATCGCCTGCGTCCTTGGGCAGAGCTGGCAGGGTGTCGACACCGACGGTCATGACACCAGGCTGCTTGCTGGAGGAAGCAGAACCACTCTGCTTGATCTGCTCGAAGACGTCAGCAAGCTGTTCGCCAAGGAAGATCGAAATGATGGCGGGGGGAGCTTCGTTGGCACCGAGGCGATGATCGTTGCCAGCGTGTGCGACAACGGCACGCAGCAGTGAGCTGTGCTTGTGGACACCGCGGATGACAGCCGCACAGAATACCAGGAACTGCATGTTTTCGTGCGGTGTCTTGCCGGGTTCCAGCAGGTTCCCCTGAACGGCATTGCCGAGCGACCAGTTGCAGTGCTTGCCCGAACCGTTGACGCCAGCGAAGGGCTTTTCGTGCAGGAGGCACTCGAGACCGTACTTGGCGGCAACTCGCTTCAGCGTCATCATGATGAGCTGCTGATGGTCTGCGGCGACGTTGGCGTTTTCGTAGATCGGGGCGATCTCGTACTGGCTTGGTGCCACTTCGTTGTGGCGAGTCTTGACGGGGACGCCGAGCTTGAAGAGTTCTCGCTCGCAGTCGAGCATGAAAGCGAGGACGCGGTCTGGGATGGCACCGAAGTACTGATCGCAGAACTCTTGCCCCTTGGGTGGCTTGGCTCCGAACAGAGTGCGGCCGGCGCTGATCAGGTCAGGGCGAGCGAAGAAGAAGTTGCGATCGATCAGGAAGTATTCCTGTTCAGGACCGCACGAGGCGGTGACCAGAGGAACATTCTTGTGACCGAACAGCTTGAGCACACGCTGAGCGTGGATGTTCAGTGCCTTCATCGAACGCAGCAGTGGAGTCTTCTTGTCGAGAGCTTCACCGGTCCATGAGAAGAAGGCGGTCGGGATGACCAGCGTGGTGCCGTTGGGGTTTTCGAGAATGAAGGCAGGGCTGGTAACGTCCCAAGCGGTGTAACCACGGGCTTCGAACGTGGCCCGAATGCCCCCCGATGGGAAGCTGGATGCGTCTGGCTCGCCCTGGGTCAAAGCCGAACCGCTGAATTCGTTAACGGCTCCACCCAGGCCGTCCGGTGCCAGGAAGCTGTCGTGCTTCTCGGCGCTAATCCCGGTCAGGGGGTAGAACATGTGAGCGTAGTGGGTCGCACCCTTCTCGATCGCCCAGTCTTTCATCGCGGCGGCGACGGTATCAGCAACGCTTGGATCGAGTGGCTCGCCCATTTCAATGGTCTTCATCACCGATTTGAAGACGGTCTTTGGCAGGCGGTCTTTCATCACCTTGATGCTGAAGACGTTGGTTCCGAAGAGTTCACCGCTTGGAGTTTCGGCGAAATTCAGCGGGGCTGAAATGGGTTTGTAGTTCGTGACGGCCTGGATGGCCTGATAACGGGCGGTGCTACCACTCATTCGATGTACTTTCAGTCTGGGAACAGAAGAATAAGCGCTGAGAAGCCTCTGCTATGCAAGTTTCGGAAGCAATCAGGATGCCAAGTGAATCGATCTCACTGGGATTCCAACAATCGCCGGCTTTCTGTGGCATTGCCAGACAATCTTCGGAGAACTGAAGCGAAATGCTTGCCTCGTCGTTAGGCATGTTTGCGCGGTATGTGTGCATTTCGTCGTGTGGACGTACTGAGGCCAAAGACGGCTTACCCGACTGGGGGCCGGAGTTTATGGCGAAGCCTGCCGATCGCCGAATCCCGTCGGGAAACGCGTTGCGAACTCATCGCAGGCGGTGTGCCAGTGATTGCCCGGCGGTTGTCGCGCTGCTACAAATGAATGTGATTTCAATTCTTCTGAAGTATTGGGAAGTGGCTATGTTGTCGGAAGCAGAGGTGTTGCAGCGTGTCCGCAGCCTGAAAGACCCGGAAATTGGCCGGACTTTTGGTGAGCTGGACATGGTGAAAGCCGTTCAAACGACGGGATCTACGGTCCACGTCACGATTGAACTTCCGACCCCTGCCTATCCGGGGAAATACCGGATTTCTGATGCCATCACCGCTGCGGTGAAAGAGGGGCAGCCCGATGTGACGGCGGTCGAGGTGAAATTCACTTCCGTCGTTCAGGGGAAAATGTCCGGTGGTGCCATCGGGCTTCGCGCCAAGAACGTCATCGCTGTCGGGAGCGGTAAAGGGGGCGTCGGCAAAAGTACCGTCGCCACTTCGCTGGCGTATGGTCTGAAGACGCTCGGTTGCAAAGTTGGTTTGATGGATGCGGACGTGTACGGGCCCAGTGTCCCTCACATGGTCGGGTCTGTGGATCGCCCCACCGCTGTCAAAGTCAGGACGGAATCGGGTGAGGAGATCGAGCGGATTCAGCCTGTTGACGTTGATGGCCTGAAGGTCATTTCCATGGGCTACTTTCTGAAGCCGGACCAGGCGGTGATCTGGCGAGGCCCCCTGCTTCACCGTGCGATCACTCAGTTTCTGAAAGACACCGACTGGGGTGATCTGGACTACCTGATCATCGACTTGCCTCCCGGTACCGGCGACATCTCGCTGACCCTTTCGCAGTTGCTTGGTCTTGCCGGAGCCGTCGTCGTCTGCTCACCTCAACAAGTGGCGCTGCTCGACGCGATCAAGGCGATCAGCATGTTCAATCAAGTCAAGATTCCTGTTCTCGGCATTGTCGAAAACATGTCGGGCGAGATCTTCGGTCGAGGCGGAGCCAAGGCCATGGCGGAAGAATTGAACGTGCCGTTTCTGGGCGAACTTCCCATCGATTCAGGGATTCGAATTCGCGGCGACGCCGGGCGGATTTCGACCCTCTTCTCCGAAGAAAACCCGTCACGGGAACCGCTGGTTCAGATTTGCGAGCAGGTCGCCATTCAGGTGGCCAAGCAACTGCTGGTCGCACCCAAGATGCCGACACTGGAAATCCTGTAACGGCTTCAAGGCACGAACAGGACAGCGCTGGAGCGGGTCTCAGACCCGCTCTCAGTCGGTCTCGCTCCCTCTATTGCAGCGCGCGTAGGCGTCGCCGGTGAACACTCTTGTTGCTCGTCACGTGCAGCCGTCATCCGAGACTTCGCCGGGCCGATCAATCGAGACCCAGTTGATCCGTTGGCAGTTCTCGCATGATTTCTTCGGTGCTCGTGATCCCCATCGCGACTTTCACGAGTGCCGAACGTCGGAACTCCAGCATCCCCTGTTGAATGGCGAACGTCTGCAGTTCTTCGCTGCTGCAGCCATTGGCCACCAGTTGACGCAGTGCCCGGTTGAAGACCATCAACTCGACGACGGCTGTTCGGCCGGCGTAGCCTTGATGCAGGCAGGCTTCGCAGGACCCGGGGCCGAAGATGAACGAGCCAAAGCCGGGTTCGAGGTATGGCTGGATATCGGCAAACGTTTCCGGTGATTCGCTGATGTCGTAAGCCACCCGGCACTTGGGGCAGAGCGTCCGCACCAGTCGCTGCGCGACAACGCCCAGCAGGCAGTTTGACAGGAAGTAACGATTGACTCCCAATGCAGCCATACTTTGGACGGCGGCTGCCGCGACGGGCGAGTGCAGTGTCGACAAGACCACCGTTCCGCTGTTGGCGGCTCGGACGGCGGTCGCGGCTGTTTCTTCGTCTCTGATCTCGCCGATCATGATGACGTCGGGAGACTGTCGCAGTACGTTGCGGAGCAGTTCCGGAAAATCCAGTCCAATCCGGGGATTCGCCTGGGACTGTCGCAGTCCGGCGACCGCGTACTCGACGGGATCTTCGAGCGTGTTGATCTTTCTCGACCCGTCGTTCAGGCTCTGCACGGCCGCATAAAGTGTCGTTGTTTTTCCCGTGCCGGTAGGGCCGGTCACCAGGATCAGGCCGCTGGGATTGGCGAGCATCGCCTGGATCTTATTCAGTTCGATGCGGGTCAGGCCGATCTGGTCGAGGCTTTTCAGTCCGAACTTCCGGTCGAGCAGACGTGCGGTGACGTCCTCGCCGTGAAGCGTGGGGATGATATTGATTCGCAGGTCGACGACCCGATCTCCAACGGCCTGAATCCGCCGACCCTCGTGCGGTCGGCGACGGTCTCCCAGATCGATTCCCGCTTCTGCTTTGAGCAGAGTGATCACGCTACGTCCTACTTCCAGCGGCAAGGCGGCGACTGTTTCCAATCCCCCCATCCGTCGGTAGGCGACGCGCACCCCTCCTTCTTCGCCCAGCAGAAACAGGTCGCTGACGTGCAGTTCAGCCGCTCGTTCAATGATGGCTTCAAGGACTTCGGCGGACGATTTTTCAGTAAAAAAGTCGGGTGAGAAACGACCGTCGTAGGCCATCTAAGCCACCTCCCCTCGTGCGAGTTGAAGGGCTTTTTCCGAGTCGTCCGCCATCTGAAAGACGGTGTTCAATCGCAACAGCGAGATCACATTCGCGGCGACGGTGGGGAGTGAGTGGATGACCAGCTTACCCCCCTGCTCACGAAATCGTTTGTGACAACTCAGCAGCCAACCGATACAGAGCGAATCCAGATAACTCGAGTCCCGCATATCAAGCAGCACCGTCTTCTGATAGGCGCTGGGACCAAGCAAGGCACGAATGGGATCGATCGGAGGTGCGACGTCCTGCTGATTCAGACAGCCCTCAATCGAAACCTGGACGACGTCGTCTCGGTCTTCCTTGATTTTGAACTTCATGACAATGGGGCCCACGAGAACAACGGGTAACAAATGTGTCAGTGACCGATTGACATTTTTTTACTCTACCCCGTGACACGGACCCTCATCAAGCGCCATATCAAAACACTCTTGTGTTCTTGGTAGACAAATGGTTGCAATTCGATACATCGCCCTCGTTGGGCTGTGAATTTCGGCGTTCCTCTGGCCGTTAAGGGGATTGCAGGGACGTCGTTCCACAGGTCCGGTGAGGTTGCAGATCGCGGTGATGACGAGCAAAAGGAAGCCCGTCTGGTCCCCTCCGAAGGTGTGTGAAGGGGCCGCTTGCGGGACTGCAGAAACAGCACCGCAAAAAAGAGGGGGGAGACACGCCTGAGTGCCTCTGGCAGCCGGAAGCCTCCTCACAGCGCTCAACCGGACGGGAGCGCGAGACGAGAAAATGGCCCGCTCGGACCTCGTGGTTCCGATGGGAACGAGTCGAGGTCCGCTGGTGGGAACGTGTGGAGGGGACACGGTTCCGGTTGTAACAGGATTGGCGAGTCAGCCCAGGAGCCCCGGGCCGAATTTCGATCCTCCTGCACTGAAGGTCTGCGGCTCCTTCCCATCATTTTGCAGGCTTGGCCTTCGGTTTGGCCGAGGCTCCTTTGGATCCGCTCTTTTCCAGGCTCATCGGTCCCGAGCCATTCGCCATGATGAACAGCATCGCGCCCATCAAGCCGAGATTCTTCAGGAACTGAACCAGTTGTGACTGTTGATCGGGTCCGCGCAAGTTCCAGAAGTCATGGAAGTAGTACGTGACCGGAACAAGGAACAGGAACAGCATGGCTGCTCCGATCCGGGCCTTGTACCCCAGAATCAATGACACACTGCCCGCGATCAGAAACAGGATGGCTCCCGCGAGCTGGACTTGAGGCTGAGGAATTCCACGAGACCCCATCGAGGCCGCGACACCGTCAAAGTCTCGCAGGTGGCTGCCGATGGCGGAGGTCAGGAAGATTGCCGCGATCATGATTCGGCCCAGGACAGTGGTAAGTCCTTGTAAAAGAGCCTTCATGGAAATCCTCGCTTTCGTGAACAATGACTGAGAGTGGTCTATGGAAGGTCGAACAGCATAATTTCGGCATTTTCGGCCGCTTGGATTGCTAATTCAGCTTCGTCACTTACCGCCACACCATCACTGGTTTCGAGACGCTGGCCATTCACTGTGACTGAGCCGCGTAATACTTGCAGCCATGCATGTCGGTTTGATGCGAATTGCTGGTGTATCTGGCTTCCTTTGTCGAGGTTGCCCAAATAGATCCGGGCGTCCTGATGAATGAGCAGTGAACCGTGTTCCCCCGATGGCGAGGCAACCAGTTGCAGCTCGTTGTGCCGGTCTGATTCCGGGAATCGGCGTTGTTCGTAACTTGGCTCAAGTCCCTTTTCCGAAGGGAACAGCCAAATCTGATAGAGGTGAACTGGTTCCGTTGGGGAGGGATTGAACTCACTGTGGGTAATTCCCGTTCCCGCCGTCATGCGCTGGAACTCACCCGGTCGAAGAACTTCGCCATTTCCCATCGAATCCTTGTGCTCCAGTGCCCCTTCGAGAACGTAGGTCACGATTTCCATATCTTGATGAGGATGTGTGCCAAAGCCCTGGCCGGGATCGACCCAGTCTTCGTTCATCACGCGCAACGATCGAAATCCCATGTGACGCGGGTCACGGTAGGACGCGAATGAAAAAGTGTGGTAAGTGTTCAGCCAGCCATGATTGGCGTGACCGCGATCGTTGGATTTTCGGATCTGAAGCATGGGACTTCTCCTGACGAAAGGGTTGTTGAGAAAGAGGCCAGTCGTGGCGATTGTTTACATGTCATGTAAATGGGTGAAGAAACTGTGGTTCGATTGAGAGGTGCCTCAAGCTGACTTCCCTGCTCGTTCGATTCGAGCCGGCGCGACAGCCTTCATTCTCTGGTTCGGACCGTCGCCATTTCTGTCTGACCAAGTGATGGCCTCGTCCGGTTAATAGTTTACATGTGAAGTGTATGGCAGTCAAGGGGCGGAGCCGATTCGCTCAAGTGGACAACCAGCATCACGCGCCTCTTATGCGTCAGGGGCTGACTCGATCAATGTAGCAGCGAGCTGAGTGAGTACCGATGAAGAGGTTGCGAACGGAGGTCTGAGGCCGTCACCAGAACTTCTCGTCGGTTCTCGAATGGGTTATCTAACCGAAGTGGTCACGGGGATTCGCTGCGGAAGGTGACAGACCCTTCTGCGCCGCTGGCCGAATGGGACAGCAACTTGCGGAGGATTGGCGAGGTCGCAATTGTTGTGGCGACGGCCATGATCACCATCATCGCGAACAGCTTCGGTGAGATGACTCCCAGCGACAAGCCGATGTTCAGCACGATCAGCTCCATCAACCCTCGGGTGTTCATCAGGATGCCGAGCGCGGCGGAAGTGCGCCAGTCGATCCCGACCATTCGCGAAGCTGCGACCGTACCCCCAAACTTGCCAACCGTGGCGACCAGGATCAGGGCCAGACAGATCAGGATGCCGTCCCAACCATTGATCAGACCGATGCGGGTATTCATCCCTGTCACAGCGAAGAAGGCCGGCAGCAGCAGGATCGTCACGACGTCGGTCAGTTTTGAAGTCAACTGGTGGGCGATGCGACTGTCGTGAGGGATGATCGCCCCCAGCATGAAGGCTCCGAAAACGGCATGAATTCCAATCG is from Schlesneria sp. DSM 10557 and encodes:
- a CDS encoding glutamine synthetase III produces the protein MSGSTARYQAIQAVTNYKPISAPLNFAETPSGELFGTNVFSIKVMKDRLPKTVFKSVMKTIEMGEPLDPSVADTVAAAMKDWAIEKGATHYAHMFYPLTGISAEKHDSFLAPDGLGGAVNEFSGSALTQGEPDASSFPSGGIRATFEARGYTAWDVTSPAFILENPNGTTLVIPTAFFSWTGEALDKKTPLLRSMKALNIHAQRVLKLFGHKNVPLVTASCGPEQEYFLIDRNFFFARPDLISAGRTLFGAKPPKGQEFCDQYFGAIPDRVLAFMLDCERELFKLGVPVKTRHNEVAPSQYEIAPIYENANVAADHQQLIMMTLKRVAAKYGLECLLHEKPFAGVNGSGKHCNWSLGNAVQGNLLEPGKTPHENMQFLVFCAAVIRGVHKHSSLLRAVVAHAGNDHRLGANEAPPAIISIFLGEQLADVFEQIKQSGSASSSKQPGVMTVGVDTLPALPKDAGDRNRTSPFAFTGNKFEFRAVGSNQSLSGPLVALNTIMAESLDYIATELEKTTGGDPAKLPGAVQNLLKSIANEHGSVCFNGDGYSEEWQSEAARRGLPNLKQTIDALPAITLPATVEMFEKYKVLSAREAASREEIYFEQYALTLNVEARLSHEIAKTIIYPAAVRYQSELAATAANCKAAGVDFDASLLVKLSGLIKSLNEKIAVLEHLNEEGCHGGHGVANPKQAAERCAKKVKPAMEAVREVVDELETLVADDYWPLPTYQEMLFIK
- a CDS encoding Mrp/NBP35 family ATP-binding protein, which encodes MLSEAEVLQRVRSLKDPEIGRTFGELDMVKAVQTTGSTVHVTIELPTPAYPGKYRISDAITAAVKEGQPDVTAVEVKFTSVVQGKMSGGAIGLRAKNVIAVGSGKGGVGKSTVATSLAYGLKTLGCKVGLMDADVYGPSVPHMVGSVDRPTAVKVRTESGEEIERIQPVDVDGLKVISMGYFLKPDQAVIWRGPLLHRAITQFLKDTDWGDLDYLIIDLPPGTGDISLTLSQLLGLAGAVVVCSPQQVALLDAIKAISMFNQVKIPVLGIVENMSGEIFGRGGAKAMAEELNVPFLGELPIDSGIRIRGDAGRISTLFSEENPSREPLVQICEQVAIQVAKQLLVAPKMPTLEIL
- a CDS encoding GspE/PulE family protein — protein: MAYDGRFSPDFFTEKSSAEVLEAIIERAAELHVSDLFLLGEEGGVRVAYRRMGGLETVAALPLEVGRSVITLLKAEAGIDLGDRRRPHEGRRIQAVGDRVVDLRINIIPTLHGEDVTARLLDRKFGLKSLDQIGLTRIELNKIQAMLANPSGLILVTGPTGTGKTTTLYAAVQSLNDGSRKINTLEDPVEYAVAGLRQSQANPRIGLDFPELLRNVLRQSPDVIMIGEIRDEETAATAVRAANSGTVVLSTLHSPVAAAAVQSMAALGVNRYFLSNCLLGVVAQRLVRTLCPKCRVAYDISESPETFADIQPYLEPGFGSFIFGPGSCEACLHQGYAGRTAVVELMVFNRALRQLVANGCSSEELQTFAIQQGMLEFRRSALVKVAMGITSTEEIMRELPTDQLGLD
- a CDS encoding STAS domain-containing protein, with the translated sequence MKFKIKEDRDDVVQVSIEGCLNQQDVAPPIDPIRALLGPSAYQKTVLLDMRDSSYLDSLCIGWLLSCHKRFREQGGKLVIHSLPTVAANVISLLRLNTVFQMADDSEKALQLARGEVA
- a CDS encoding DoxX family protein, coding for MKALLQGLTTVLGRIMIAAIFLTSAIGSHLRDFDGVAASMGSRGIPQPQVQLAGAILFLIAGSVSLILGYKARIGAAMLFLFLVPVTYYFHDFWNLRGPDQQSQLVQFLKNLGLMGAMLFIMANGSGPMSLEKSGSKGASAKPKAKPAK
- a CDS encoding pirin family protein; the encoded protein is MLQIRKSNDRGHANHGWLNTYHTFSFASYRDPRHMGFRSLRVMNEDWVDPGQGFGTHPHQDMEIVTYVLEGALEHKDSMGNGEVLRPGEFQRMTAGTGITHSEFNPSPTEPVHLYQIWLFPSEKGLEPSYEQRRFPESDRHNELQLVASPSGEHGSLLIHQDARIYLGNLDKGSQIHQQFASNRHAWLQVLRGSVTVNGQRLETSDGVAVSDEAELAIQAAENAEIMLFDLP